From the Helianthus annuus cultivar XRQ/B chromosome 17, HanXRQr2.0-SUNRISE, whole genome shotgun sequence genome, the window TATCTGTTTCCGCTGCAGATTTTTGCATAAGAAATTAGAGACCTATTTTATTAtacgagtaaaatgccattttcgtccttgagatTTGACTAGTTTTGTGACTTTTGTCCAAATATTTGATTTTTCGCATCTGGGTCTAAAAGGTTTGAAAACTTTGCTGTTTTTATCCGGCTTGTTAattccatccatttttcttcatCAAGTCAGCGATATTTCTGTCTTTTTTTCTAgattaaagggcaattcggtctttttcactttatgtaaaaagatcaaatacccctgaaaaagaccgaattgccctttaagttaacaaaaaagacagaaatacccattacttaacggagaaaaatggatggagttaacgagccggataaaaatggcaaaaagatatcaaaccttttggatccagatgcggaaaaacaaacctttggacgaaagtcacgaaagtcgcaaaactaacATTTTAATCTTATTAGACTCTACATACGCGTATTTAGACCAAGATCATACAAAAGAGGTGTATATCAATTTAACGAAATATATACTGACCTCAAGCATGAAAGTGAGGACATTTTTTGAAGCCACGTGAGACGATATTATCTTTTTAGTTGGAGGAATAAAAGACCACGCAATTCCCCACCGACTAGTTTGACCTTGAACAAATTCGGTCGTCTTAACTACGGTAACTCCCACTTCACGAAGTTTCGATATTAAACTTTTCAAATTTGATTTCTTTCCAACCATTGATGTGTACCACCTATAACAAACACAAAACTATAATACAaaataataacacaaaaaaaaaaaaactaaaagatttTTTTAAACGGGTTGTACCTGAATGATTGTTTAAGTTGAACACTATCTTGAATCATTCGACTGATAAAAGCCTGTTCACCACCGGGACAAACCATCTCTGCCGGAGTCCCACCACAAGATGTGTTTGGATTAAGGCCCGCTTCATCCATTGTCTCGAAAAAAGGAGGATTACAAATACAAAAGTCAAACTTCTCATTGTTTTTTACCACACCTAGAAGTATAGGGGGGCCGGTGTAACTTCCACCATCGTTAGTGTTTTGATTAGTCAACTCTTCCTCAATGTCAACTTTTCGAATCTCGATTAGTTTGGATATTTGTGGGTTATTCTTAACGTTTTTCTCGGCCCATTCTAGTGCTACGTCCGTCACGTCTGTTATAAATTAAGCAACATCCGTAGCCATTAAATTTTGTATACCATATCCAAGTTTCTGactataaaataaaaaaacaaagtaaaatgtcattttcgtccctgaggtttggctactttcgtccaaaggtttgttttttagcatttgaatccaaaaggtttgaaatcttgccattttcatccgactcattaactccatccaattttaatgttaagtcaggggtatttttgtctttttagacAACTTTGTGATGATTAAAGGGTTTGGGTGGGGAGAAAGTCAACGGAGGTGGATCTTTATTTCTTGTAgtgttttttgttttaataaaaaatgtctaaaaagacggaaatgcccctcatttaacggagaaaaatggttggagttaacgagtcggatgaaaatgtcaagatttcaaaccttttggatccagatgcgaaaaaaaacaaaccattggacgaaagtcgcaaaagtggccaaacctcagggacaaaaaagTCGTTTTACtctaaaaacaataataaattacaagaaatgaaaaaaaaattcaagTACCTGATCCAACGAAACTCCAACCAAGAAGGGAAGCACCAAGTAGAGGATAAATGCAATTGGCCCCAGTGCCGATATCAAATCCTTTTATGATATTGTTGTCTCCATGATAATTGGGAATGATGTCAGACGATAAAAGGTCCTCGATCCAGTGGATATAGTTAGATCTATTGGGTACCGTGGGGCACAACTGTCCATCGGGGATCCACCTAATGATAAAAATCATAGCTTGTTCAAAACCTTAATTTGACTAACAGCCTAACACAGAAAAGAATACAGGCCCATGTGAATGTCACAAACTAAAGCTGATTAAAGGATACGCATGTATGTACGCACCCACACCATAATGGGCATGTGAAACAATCTTTAAAATTTGTGAAAAATGATGGCTTATTTATGTTTCAAGATTTGGGAGATCTAGCAAGCAAGCGAACCTTGTAGACTAAGCCGGCCCGACTCGACTCTCTTACAAACCGAGCAAATTTCAAGCGACCAAATTGACCATTTTTTAAAATGACCCGGTTCGCCCCATACccaaacccattttgacccaAACCCGTTGTGACCCGACCAAAATGAACCCATTCTGACCCGCCCGTTTTGCTAGGCATAGATAATTCAGAACCTTAAATTCCCAAATACAATTTCACCTGCCCGTTTTAAAATCACACCTAATTAACTAATTTGAGGCCTAATTTTATAACCATCAACCAAAAATTTCATATTGTAATTCAGAACCTTAAATTTCCCAAATTCTAATTCATAAAATCCCCACTGATTTGAATCCAAAATCGAAATTCACAAAATACCCACTAAAACAAACCATATGCCAATGATTTCAATTAAGAAAACGTATATGAACCCAATTGGGGGTGAGAACATACCAAGTGATGGAGTGATCATGCAGAAGCAAAACCCTAGTGAGCTCACGAGTGGCATTGAAGTCTTTCCAGTCGATCTTGGGCTTCCCTTCACGGGAGTAGAAAACGTAGGGTTGAAATGAAGGATATAGAGATGCTAAGAGAGTGAAGTCCGGTGGGTTATCGGAGTATTTGTTCCGGGGGTGTATGCTCCGTTTCTCCGGcgctctcttcctcttcttccccatTTTTTTTTATCTGGTTTTTTTCAATTGGCATTTATTTAGGCCCACTCACAACTCACGTCGGCCCATTGTTGgttagggggtgtttgttttttttttttaaatgaaaaactCTTCTTAACCTTTTGTGTGTGTCCCACACATACCATGCGCAGACGTTTGAGTCTGCAGTGTGTTTGTTTTCACGAAGTGGTTTCATTCAAAAATATCTGTCTGTTCTGTTTTTGGGACATATGTGGACTTAAGTCTTCTAACCTCTTTTCCTCCTCTTCTAAACATAGATCCtccacacaaaccctagctcctTCTTCCCCACCCCTTCCTCCTCCCAGCCGCCACCTCCACATCTCCTTCACCTCCACAGTGTCGCCGACAACTCCCCCACCTCCACAGCCATCGCCGACAACCCCTACCTCCACCGCCGCCGACACCTCCCCTACCTCTACCGTCGCCGACACTTTTAAATAGTGGTAAATTGGTCAATGGTATTCTTGTGTCATCTCCTAAAATTAGTGAACTATATGAGCTCCCTAGGCCGCCTGCGTCTCCTTCAAAAGGAGAGGATTCTCTGCCCCTTTGGTCTCCTTCAAAGATTCTAATAAGTCACCAGATGTGCCCTCATCAGGACGTTAAACACAAGCCAACGGATCCTAAAACTGCATTCCAGGCAGGGACACATGTTATTATGATATGTTTTATAGTATGAGGTATAGATCGATAAACTGTTGGTAGGTTAGGATTATTTTTGACCTGTGTAATTGGAGTAGTATTTTAATTTGTATAGTTCAAAATTTTAATTGTTGTTTAAATTCTGATTTTTGTTTAATGTTAGTTCATTAATTCTGATTTTTGTTTAATGTTAGTTCATAATTCTAATTGTTGTTTAAATCCTTATTTTTGTTTAATGTTAGTTCATAATTCTGATTTTTGATTAATGATTACGTTAATTTTTTGTGATTGATATTGAATATAGATGTTCAGATTATTTCAGCAgcttgcagaagttaaaaaacaaacagtcttcttcttgcagactatagaggtttggtccacctcttcagttacagatgtctgcagatgtggtccgcagattGCAGAatttttacctctgaaaaaacaagcAACACCTTAGTGTAAAGATATTGTGGATTCTTATTTAAGTAAATTGTTttagtcttgtcttacttaaattAAAATGTTcaaatagatttttttttctcctctgagTTGTTTCTGAGGTTTCCATATTTTAGTCATTTTTCGTTCAATACACTAACTCCATTCAAAAGCTATCGTTAACTCATGGGCATTTTTGTCACTTTGTGTTATTCTTTAATTTAtcaattttttaaaattaaaaaacccTTTTCTATTgaaaacataaaccaaactagtTTTTCTACCCGTCGCGTGTTGCGGTAGTGGCATACGCGAAATGATAGCGTATAGACTACAATCATCCAGACTCGTTTTCGAActaaatttacgtcaaaacgtatgATAACTCAAATTTTAACCGTCGAATCAAAACGTATTACATTTGACCCGATttgttttcaaacaaaatttatgtcaaaatgtagtccAACTCAAAACGTACATAATAATTATGTTAAAGCGTAGACGAattcgaatttataccgacacatccattaaaataaaagtaAGAAATTAGTTTTAGGGGATGCTTCAAACTTTAGAAACTTAAGGAGGTAAAAGTGACATCTACAAAGTTAGAGGGTTACCTTAGATATTATAGCAAAGTTTGAGGGTAGGATGGGTTACATGTCAAAATTTCGATGGTCAAAGAGAAGTTAGAAAGTATGGGGGCCTTTTGTCAAGTTCGAAAGTAGGAGGGTCATTTTTGCAAGTTAGAAAGTTAGTTTTTTTGTCAAGTTAGAAATTTGAGGGGTGAATATTGTCAATTTAGAAAAGATGGAGTGATTTTTTTCAATTCAGAAATGTGCTCAACACCGACCTTTCAATTTAAGattactagcggtaagacccgtgtacaaacacgggtcgtttcttagaaaaccatgcataacacatattgatagaacatatagatatgtgtatagatattgtaccaaaacgtgttatctattatagctaaaagacaattataagtaaatataaaagatatttaacaaacttaataaaaaatgtctaaaagatgtctaacaaacttaataaaattcacCAGTTACATATGATTATTTCCATTCTCTTATTCAAAAAAGAGAGTATCACCCATTGACAATATAAATTGTTATAAACATAAGTacatataaaagatgtctaacaaacttaataaaattcgaatacaacttaactttaacaaacattaactaagaacatacgatcacctgcctaaacaacacacatcaaacctcaCTCAAGAATTTATTATGCAGCAACATGTCCTTCGCTATATGTTGTGATCTGGTTAAATATGCTACTGCAAACAATGTAACAGCTGCTGatccaacaatctccctatacaacagatgatacgaaaacccttctttattacttatttttatttctcatcaatatctccctgatttgtcctttgaattgtagttcaaagtctagggagaacatgtcttcttcatcatccctctcaagttgaaggtccaacaaatcttagagatcgtatgcattcagattatatgcactatccattttaatctcttcaacactaccatctgatCTGATCAAAGTCAATACTTAGATTTTTAAGCATGACTTTCACTTTACTATTTTTGGATCAGTTGGTTTTCTTGGGCAAAGAACtattgaagatgagtttggtgattgtggTCTGCTAACTAAATTTGCAATTGAGTCAGACAAATCGGATGATGAGAGAAGGTTTTTCGGAGTACCGATTTTTAGAGacagagcagcagttgtaggataGACTGAGTTTTGAAGAACATTTGAATGTGCAGTTCTAACTTCTTCCAGCTTTTTGTAGGTCTCAACTATCTTCAGTTTAGACCATCTGGCAATGGATCTAACTGGACCATAACCAGCAACGacaagctctgctctcattcttttaaacttcaatacctcatctgaatccactattttgactttcttccaattaggtggagttggctttaccagaggatcattgttcatttttgtgattctatcgatatgagtttttctcttacgtgtggagatgatttctggtgaaggagaatgttttggtagtgaagatgaatgtatgggaaatctttgtgacgttggagatggttggattgtggttggtgtagtgaaaatgatcatggcagatgtttgagaaacttctgctgaaacaactggtgtctcagcaGCTGTTTGGTAAACATCTGCTGATACTTTTGTGCTCCCAGCATCTATTGACAAAATGGGTGATGATGGTGTGGGAGGTATTTTCTCCTTCTTTTGTGGTGTTTTttttggagaaggttgggatttaGGTTGAGCAGGGGATACAATTTCTGTAGGATTAACTTTTGAATCTGGTGGCAACTTTCTCAGTGAATCTTTtcccccctttttggcatcattatcatcatcatcatcatctttctcaaagattgatgtaGCGGTGGAGCCAGTAAGTTCCAACAGATGTTCCTTAATGTTCATAATGTCTTCTTGTGTGTCTTTATACCTGGTATCAACCaaatttctgataaattccaAACTAAAATTGCGGTTACTTTCAGCCAAATTCCTCTGAACTTGAAGGATGGGTTGCATATaattccaaagctcattggcaATTTCCTGTCGGGtaggttgacttttaaaaagctcTATCATCTGCTTAACCAATTATTTCATTTCAGCAACATTTGTTTCAATGGTAGACACTCTAACTGTCAAATCCTTATAAGTTAATTCATCACCtactttaataggatcatctgaattcccacctgtagtggttgtatttgttttgataataggagaagtctccatatcatcagaaacagatgcccctttttcttcgttctggggacttcccactgaagcagagattacagttgtaacctcatcagtagttgccttcaagggagtcttaatgatgtaaccactgtccaactgatcaccaatgggttcaacagttgtagtggctgctccacttgaactaccaccaagagtttcgtaatactcaacggggataacctcctcaactgtttgtaGTATAGGAGATTGAATTGGTTCAGACACAGTCATTTGTTGCGATCTACTCTCAGTAATGTGTGCATTAGAGGAACTGTTTTCTTTCTGAAATTCAATTGCTTCAAACAGAGGTAATATTGTTGATGGAACTTGAGTCGAGGGTTGTGGTGTAGAAAGCGTGATTGCCCTGGGAGAGggacttttaaacatactttcatatgaaaggtctacttcatgttgtggtgtccctgtacttacaacatgatccttttgtgaggatacatgaggagtttggatgggttgagatctttccaacaactgtgaggaagtagcatCAGTGGTTTCAactgacatttgtgttgtcactgcatTAACCTCTGGGATCTTATCTTCCAGAGGAACCTTTTTAGTTTGTTTGGTTTTGATGGGCTTTTTGGATGTGACAGCTTTCTTTTTGCGTTTTCCTAGTGTGTGTTTCACAACACCGGTTGTGGTGTCATAATCACCATGAGCAGTTCGCTCAACAACAGAAGTTTGAGCAACTGATGCGGATGCATCAAAACCAGGCTCATCCCCctttgtttcagttgttgaaacttttgactctttatccataagtttagtaaaagttttacttgtaagactatttatttgaaaagctacaccttgttcaaaatctgtttgtgacacttgttttcgtaggtagtagcttagaagtcttggatacaacagaaaagcattactacgaacacctttttcaattttttcacatttttcacattattcaacaaatcagaaaaccgtgcttgtgataaattgtaatcagattttgttaaaatagcataacccaaatactgAATGTTCAAAGGTATCTCATTAAATGCGGTGGTCTTGGCTGAGAGACAAGTTAAAAGAGTATGAAACAAAAATTTCATTGGCGGAGAGAAGTTTGGTTTGTAGATAGTAACTTCCTTTAATTGtgcatcataccctctttcaatgaactctTATGAAGTTTAAGTTTTTCAAAGTTGTTCTTACCTCCCAAGTCGTCCAATGCAAATGTAGTGGAAATTGTAAAGGGGGAAATTCGTACCAAACTTTCCCCGACCTTAGATGTGATGGCAACTGGATTATTATCTTCAACCTCTATTTCAGCATTAAACCAAAATTGTCGGAGTGTTTCTGTATGAACCGGAGCATCAGCAGTAAGAATTGATTTGTATTTTGATGACGTTAAAAGGTCAATTATTGAGTGATAGCGGGtgtttttgctggttttctcgaagatggggaggtagttgtgagggtttttgatgttcagagacatgatcggagaagaaggtgatttggggatgaaacagggTTTAAGTTGGAGGATTTTTAACATGTTGGAAACTGTTTTTGAGAATTTTAAATTCGAGACTGCAGTGGTAGAACCTCGATTTAGGGATGAAACAGCTTTTACATAGAGAGAAGAAGTGAATGCTAACGTGGTAGTAATTACAAATATTTGATGGCTAAgatctgtccacgtcagaacctctcttGCGACAACCGATGAtagttgtttggaaacctctgttggtcgttgggaacagtgtgagtcaaacagtcgttagataaacagaagttatgagaaaagatgataactttcagcagttgttttatttttagctaacatctgtccacgtcagaacctctgttgtcataatggatgacagtcagcagtatagtaaatcaacagtcattaggaTAAACAGAAATTATGACAACAGACGGTACCTTTAACAGTGGATGTATTTTTAGGCAAGCagaagtttcaaaaacagtttttttttcaatcggtgtaactcaacagtcgtaagtctaacatctattattagcccaaccactgttagtatcaaatcctctgttaagcattttaagattgaatatcatctgttgttcgttaacatctgttgacccattgcagacctttgcatctttagacatttattcatcagcagatgctctcttttgttagactttagctacaacacaccttttatgacaccaaaatataccgtaaattcttccaaaaaactgttgttgataaacaaaattatataacaatacttatagcagacgttatataacaatacttattcatcattagaacaaccactgttagtatcaaatcctctgttaagcatatttgtcacacccccaaaaaatccacacgcggagtaccaccgcttggaggcgtgacatgaccaggatcaagccaccaatcatatcgaacatgtaattaataacaaGTAAtagtaaatgcaaaccaatcattcaatacgataggtgttcgaaacgtaagtatagtttcaaagtgtagcggaagcataagtatgaaaacccaataaataacataagttcaaatgtttaaatgttttaacatggcatccacgatccatgtcccacaacgacctgctcctccctgtgcaagctctatatgtacctaaggtcctgcaaggcatgcagcagagagtcaacaactagttgagcgagttcacagttaatagttcagtaatcgtaatagtatagtaagccttgtgttcgttcattaagtcatgtatcgtattagttcgtatcgcggccctctaggcatgtatgcgaagattagggaaagttcccaagtattctagactaggtatatttgtatcgcggccacccggcatgtgtgcgaagtttagtgtatagttcacggccttcctaggcatgtgtgcgaagattagtcatattatcgcggccaaccccggcgtgtgtgcgaagatcagttctataagtatcactagtctagtcgtatcttatcaataacccttcctcacccgaggaccatataactaagttccataagctaggtaagtacaagtaaataatccaacccattcccaccctgggaaccccatgccttggctgtgtgaactcaccttggtttgctcggtatgctaagtatgtgctcacagttaatcaatcacgtcctaaggtacgcacgtatacatgatcagtttatatccaagttgttcacgactaatcatcatcataacacaataatcaagattcaaattaaagcacagaaccatcaaatcaaagctagggtttacaagtattctaataatcaagaattgatacaatcaaacaatcaataaacgattaccttgaattgattctagttaGGGTATGGAAATCAAGAGCGATGgatatcttgtgccaatgatgatggtgatgatgattgccagagaatcagaggattgcaagtacgtgtttttgttttgtgtaaatgattagtgaaaagagattagggttaagtatggtttaattttcactaattactctatacaccctgaactactatatcttacacaagcacaccatctcacatcaatttcacagtttcaccaccaagttcacatatttgacaagtcttccacaattaacacataaccatgcataatcacacaatacacttcattgtatcaaaacgttacagttccatagccaattatttgtgcaattaaacaactaaacaatacatgaacatgcaataaatgcgaaatagaaatcttggaaattcgattgtcacattatccccaacttaaaagaaatttcatcccgaaatttagcatgcggttactgaggaagctaggtaagttgtatcgtttactgattttcctggggtgtcacatcatccccccgttgatttggaatttcatcccgaaattccgcagtaggagcttcagcctcagtagtagttgcattggtttcgaataactaggggtacttttctgtcatctgatcttcgcgttcctaggtgtactctgggccacgtttgaagttcca encodes:
- the LOC110921632 gene encoding RNA N6-adenosine-methyltransferase mettl16, which codes for MGKKRKRAPEKRSIHPRNKYSDNPPDFTLLASLYPSFQPYVFYSREGKPKIDWKDFNATRELTRVLLLHDHSITWWIPDGQLCPTVPNRSNYIHWIEDLLSSDIIPNYHGDNNIIKGFDIGTGANCIYPLLGASLLGWSFVGSDVTDVALEWAEKNVKNNPQISKLIEIRKVDIEEELTNQNTNDGGSYTGPPILLGVVKNNEKFDFCICNPPFFETMDEAGLNPNTSCGGTPAEMVCPGGEQAFISRMIQDSVQLKQSFRWYTSMVGKKSNLKSLISKLREVGVTVVKTTEFVQGQTSRWGIAWSFIPPTKKIISSHVASKNVLTFMLEGIQRQFSAFHVLQSVESFFKGSGASCKLNAALFYIDVISNDLHFRVTVFEQIPGTLLVRGSLKPGETIVPGLLSSVFLQLEDALRKEFCPEKVSTHISNSNHQ